A genomic region of Magnetospirillum sp. WYHS-4 contains the following coding sequences:
- a CDS encoding MFS transporter, whose product MASDIAARAAALDLLAAVLDRHRPLDESLDSHRGLAALSTRDRGFARLLVATVLRRLGQIDALIAGCLDKPLPAKAAGARDILRLGVAQLLFLDVPAHAALDTSVRLTAGDARLGGFKALINAVLRRLQREGAALIAGQDAPCLNTPDWLWDSWVATYGEETTRHIADAHLAEAPLDITAKGDPAAWAAKLEADILPTGSLRRTAGGAVQDLPGFAEGAWWVQDAAAALPVRLLGDVAGRAVIDLCAAPGGKTAQLAAAGARVTAIDRSAPRLLRVRENLDRLHLDADLVAADGETWRPAAPADAVLLDAPCSATGTIRRHPDVARLKRPEDVAKMAQAQARLLAAAVEMVKPGGMIVYCSCSLQPDEGPAHLVPHLPVERVRLRAEEVGGRYELLTPAGDLRTLPSQGMDGFFAVRLRRL is encoded by the coding sequence ATGGCTTCCGACATCGCCGCCCGCGCCGCCGCCCTCGATCTTTTGGCCGCCGTGCTCGACCGCCACCGGCCTCTTGACGAATCGCTGGATTCCCATCGGGGGCTCGCGGCCTTGTCGACGCGCGACCGCGGCTTCGCCCGCCTGCTGGTCGCCACCGTGCTTCGCCGCCTGGGCCAGATCGACGCCCTGATCGCCGGCTGCCTGGATAAGCCCCTTCCGGCCAAGGCGGCGGGGGCGCGCGACATCTTGCGCTTAGGCGTCGCCCAGCTGCTGTTCCTGGACGTGCCGGCCCATGCGGCGCTGGATACCTCGGTGCGCCTGACGGCCGGCGATGCCCGCCTGGGCGGCTTCAAGGCGCTGATAAACGCGGTGCTGCGGCGCCTGCAGCGCGAGGGCGCCGCCTTGATCGCCGGACAGGATGCGCCCTGCCTGAACACCCCGGACTGGCTCTGGGATTCCTGGGTCGCGACCTATGGGGAAGAGACGACTCGCCACATTGCCGACGCCCATCTGGCCGAGGCCCCGTTGGACATCACGGCCAAGGGCGACCCGGCCGCCTGGGCCGCGAAGCTGGAAGCCGATATCCTGCCGACCGGTTCCTTGCGCCGGACGGCCGGGGGTGCCGTCCAGGATCTGCCGGGCTTTGCCGAGGGCGCTTGGTGGGTCCAGGACGCCGCCGCCGCCCTGCCCGTCCGTCTGCTGGGCGATGTCGCCGGAAGGGCCGTGATCGACCTTTGTGCCGCGCCGGGGGGCAAGACGGCGCAATTGGCCGCCGCCGGGGCCCGGGTGACGGCCATCGACCGTTCGGCCCCCCGCCTTCTTCGCGTGCGCGAGAACCTGGACCGCCTGCATCTGGACGCCGATCTGGTGGCGGCCGACGGGGAAACCTGGCGGCCCGCGGCCCCGGCCGATGCCGTCCTGCTGGACGCCCCCTGTTCGGCCACCGGTACCATTCGCCGCCATCCCGACGTCGCCCGGCTCAAGCGGCCCGAGGACGTGGCGAAAATGGCCCAGGCCCAGGCGCGGCTGTTGGCGGCGGCCGTGGAAATGGTCAAGCCGGGCGGTATGATCGTCTATTGCTCCTGTTCCCTGCAGCCTGACGAAGGGCCGGCCCATCTGGTGCCGCACCTGCCGGTGGAGCGGGTCCGCTTGCGGGCGGAAGAGGTCGGAGGGCGGTACGAACTCCTGACCCCGGCGGGGGACCTGCGAACTCTGCCCAGCCAGGGCATGGATGGCTTCTTCGCCGTCCGCCTGCGCCGCTTGTGA